The Candidatus Brocadiia bacterium genome includes a window with the following:
- a CDS encoding acyl-CoA dehydrogenase family protein has product MFTTDYNMTDEQKELRKLAKEIADEKIRPVAAKYDEANEFPWEIAKILGDAGLFGVFIDEKYGGIATTSGVLDLCIVTEELSRACGGISLCLAATALGTFPIILYGNEAQKKKYLPQIASGKRLAAFGLTEANAGSDASGIQTTATKDGDYYIINGTKQWITNAGEAEIYSVVTMSDKSRGARGATAFIIEKDTPGFSFGKKENKMGIRASATRELVFENCRVHKDQILGKEGLGFFVAMKTFDASRPGVASQALGIAQGALDLAVNYARTRRQFGKSIASFQGLQFMLADMATQVAAARYLTYEAARAADNKHPNVGAISAMAKLYASDTAMKVTTDAVQIFGGYGYMKEYPIEKMMRDAKITQIYEGTNQIQREVIALELIKEAAKTAK; this is encoded by the coding sequence ATGTTTACAACCGATTATAACATGACCGATGAACAGAAGGAACTGCGCAAACTGGCCAAGGAAATAGCCGACGAGAAGATTCGTCCGGTGGCCGCCAAATACGACGAAGCCAACGAGTTCCCCTGGGAGATAGCCAAAATCCTGGGCGATGCCGGCCTTTTCGGCGTCTTTATCGACGAGAAATACGGCGGTATCGCCACCACCAGCGGTGTGCTCGACCTGTGCATCGTTACCGAAGAGCTCAGCCGGGCCTGCGGCGGCATCTCGCTCTGCCTGGCCGCCACGGCTCTGGGCACCTTTCCGATAATCCTTTACGGCAACGAGGCCCAGAAGAAGAAATACCTGCCGCAAATAGCCTCGGGCAAGCGGCTGGCCGCGTTCGGACTGACCGAAGCCAACGCCGGCAGTGACGCCAGCGGCATCCAGACCACGGCCACCAAGGATGGAGATTATTACATTATCAACGGCACCAAGCAGTGGATTACCAACGCCGGCGAGGCCGAGATATATTCGGTCGTGACTATGAGCGACAAATCACGCGGCGCGCGCGGCGCCACGGCTTTCATCATTGAAAAGGATACGCCCGGTTTCAGCTTCGGCAAGAAGGAAAACAAGATGGGCATCCGCGCCTCGGCCACACGTGAGCTGGTATTCGAGAACTGCCGCGTCCATAAGGACCAGATTCTGGGCAAAGAAGGGCTGGGTTTCTTCGTGGCTATGAAGACCTTTGACGCATCGCGTCCCGGCGTCGCCTCGCAGGCGTTGGGCATCGCCCAGGGCGCCCTGGACCTGGCTGTAAACTACGCCCGGACCCGGAGGCAGTTCGGCAAATCCATCGCTTCGTTCCAGGGTCTGCAGTTCATGCTGGCCGATATGGCTACCCAGGTGGCCGCGGCTAGGTACCTGACCTACGAAGCCGCCCGGGCCGCCGACAACAAACACCCCAACGTCGGCGCCATCTCGGCTATGGCCAAGCTCTACGCCTCGGATACGGCTATGAAGGTCACTACCGACGCGGTCCAGATATTCGGCGGATACGGCTATATGAAAGAGTACCCGATTGAAAAGATGATGCGCGACGCCAAGATTACCCAGATTTACGAAGGCACCAACCAGATACAGCGCGAGGTCATCGCTCTGGAACTAATCAAGGAAGCGGCCAAGACTGCCAAGTAG
- a CDS encoding HEAT repeat domain-containing protein yields the protein MGKFPIFIILFLIGLTVFGAASQDFTEYLNKGIDGLISQLGDEQWEIREKASEELSRLGMLARPGLEKALSNGDAEIRERAAQLIALNKWREPFTKRMDKFIGQLKNKNFSDKALVNDMVYFLSRDESSPILIDILKDNSQPPDVRYSVATALRNVANVNFKSINNDIIQLYGKDKDENMRAALIWLMSKGGKDEKVMPVLLSALNEPSHQIKQAALYTLAEIGDNTILPEILKMLKGADSNIKSTVLYALNRFRDESVTKELVRVMKEDSSINIRTQAMGMLANYADPKLIPEFLAILKNDKDPYVQQTVLGSLGRYRNEKTIAPVLINMYKTAHTAVQPNILAAIQSVGDKDSIPLLIEILSQETDYNSFHAILNTVQALAANQKFTPVTIPQNVKDDVITKAKEWWDKNK from the coding sequence ATGGGTAAATTCCCGATATTCATCATATTGTTTTTAATCGGATTGACCGTATTTGGGGCTGCTTCACAGGATTTTACAGAGTATTTGAATAAAGGCATAGATGGTTTAATAAGCCAATTAGGCGATGAGCAGTGGGAAATACGTGAGAAAGCCAGTGAAGAGTTGTCGAGACTCGGGATGCTGGCCCGGCCCGGGTTGGAGAAGGCCCTGTCGAATGGAGATGCCGAAATACGGGAGCGGGCCGCTCAGCTTATTGCACTTAATAAATGGCGTGAACCTTTTACTAAGCGGATGGATAAATTTATCGGACAGTTGAAGAACAAGAATTTCAGCGATAAAGCGCTTGTTAATGATATGGTGTATTTCTTAAGCCGTGATGAATCGTCGCCTATTCTGATAGATATCCTTAAGGATAATTCCCAGCCTCCTGATGTGCGCTACTCAGTGGCAACAGCTCTGAGGAATGTAGCCAATGTGAACTTTAAGTCCATTAATAACGATATTATACAGCTATATGGCAAAGATAAAGACGAGAATATGAGGGCTGCCTTAATATGGCTGATGAGTAAAGGTGGCAAAGACGAGAAGGTTATGCCGGTGTTATTATCCGCTTTGAATGAGCCGAGCCATCAGATAAAGCAGGCCGCTTTATATACTCTGGCGGAAATAGGTGACAATACGATTCTGCCGGAAATCCTTAAAATGCTAAAGGGGGCGGATAGTAATATAAAAAGCACGGTGCTTTATGCGCTTAATAGATTCAGGGATGAATCAGTGACAAAGGAGTTAGTCCGGGTTATGAAGGAGGATTCTTCAATAAATATAAGAACTCAGGCTATGGGTATGCTGGCTAATTATGCCGACCCTAAATTAATCCCGGAGTTTTTAGCCATCCTCAAGAATGATAAGGATCCGTATGTTCAGCAAACGGTTCTTGGATCCTTGGGGAGGTATCGTAATGAGAAAACAATAGCTCCAGTTTTAATAAATATGTATAAAACGGCGCACACAGCCGTTCAGCCCAATATACTAGCTGCCATCCAATCAGTTGGGGATAAGGATTCGATACCATTGCTGATTGAGATTCTTTCGCAGGAAACAGACTACAATTCTTTTCATGCTATATTGAATACTGTGCAAGCTCTTGCTGCGAACCAAAAATTTACGCCGGTGACCATTCCTCAAAACGTAAAAGATGATGTTATTACTAAGGCCAAGGAATGGTGGGATAAGAACAAATAA
- the fabF gene encoding beta-ketoacyl-ACP synthase II: MERKRVVITGLGSVCSLGKNPEELWANLLAGKSGVSKIENFDVTKYEINIAGEVKGFSTDSYIEPQAAKRLDRYAQFSVVCAIQAVRDSGLDLAKENLHRIGAIIGSGIGGFSEFEEQHSRLLNKGPDRVSPFTIPKLMMNAAPGQIAIHYKLKGPNFGVASACASANHAMGMALRTIQHGEADIIVTGGAEAAITPLGISGFTSLKALSKRINEPEKASRPFDKNRDGFVMGEGSGIVIMEELSHAIARGAKIYCEVLGFGMNDDGYHITAPDPNGEGMAMTMRLALADANLKPEDVSYINAHGTSTLYNDMTETKAINKLFGEHAKKLAVSSTKSMVGHLLGASGGVEMIAAVLSVRDDIVHPTINYETPDPECNLDYVPNKSRKMTVENVISNSFGFGGHNATIAVGKYHT; this comes from the coding sequence ATGGAAAGAAAAAGAGTCGTTATTACCGGGTTAGGCAGTGTTTGTTCCCTGGGCAAGAACCCGGAGGAACTTTGGGCCAACCTTTTAGCCGGCAAAAGCGGTGTCTCTAAAATAGAGAACTTTGATGTTACAAAATACGAAATAAACATTGCCGGTGAGGTTAAAGGTTTCAGCACAGACTCATACATCGAGCCGCAAGCCGCTAAGAGGCTGGACCGCTACGCCCAGTTCTCGGTGGTCTGCGCCATCCAGGCGGTCAGAGATTCCGGACTGGACTTAGCCAAGGAAAATCTTCACCGCATCGGCGCCATCATCGGCTCCGGTATCGGCGGTTTCAGCGAGTTTGAAGAACAGCATTCCCGGCTCCTAAATAAAGGGCCGGACCGGGTCTCTCCGTTCACCATACCGAAACTGATGATGAACGCCGCGCCCGGACAGATCGCCATACATTATAAGCTTAAAGGCCCCAACTTCGGTGTGGCCTCAGCCTGCGCATCGGCCAACCACGCTATGGGCATGGCTCTGCGGACTATTCAGCATGGCGAAGCCGATATCATTGTGACCGGCGGCGCTGAGGCGGCCATTACGCCGCTGGGCATATCCGGATTCACTTCGCTAAAGGCGCTTTCAAAACGTATTAACGAACCCGAAAAAGCCAGCCGCCCGTTTGACAAGAACCGCGACGGTTTCGTCATGGGCGAAGGCAGCGGTATAGTTATTATGGAAGAACTGTCCCATGCCATTGCGCGCGGGGCTAAGATATATTGCGAAGTGCTCGGATTCGGCATGAATGACGACGGCTATCATATCACCGCACCCGACCCGAACGGTGAAGGCATGGCTATGACTATGAGACTGGCTTTGGCTGACGCCAATCTTAAACCGGAAGATGTTTCATACATTAATGCCCACGGCACATCCACGCTTTATAACGATATGACCGAGACCAAGGCCATAAACAAACTGTTTGGTGAACATGCCAAAAAGCTGGCTGTTTCATCGACCAAATCCATGGTTGGGCACCTGCTGGGCGCGTCGGGCGGGGTGGAGATGATTGCGGCTGTCTTGTCAGTCCGGGATGATATTGTTCATCCGACCATAAATTACGAGACTCCGGACCCGGAGTGTAATCTGGATTATGTGCCCAACAAGTCGCGCAAGATGACGGTCGAAAATGTAATCTCCAATTCGTTCGGATTCGGCGGCCATAACGCGACCATCGCCGTTGGTAAATACCATACTTAG
- a CDS encoding acyl carrier protein — translation MTKQEIQDKMTEIVCKQLGVAREKVLPETSFVNDLGADSLDTVELVMEMEESFGMSIPDDEAEKIQTVGDAINYVEKALAAAKK, via the coding sequence ATGACTAAACAGGAAATACAGGACAAAATGACAGAGATAGTTTGCAAGCAATTAGGAGTCGCCCGCGAAAAGGTTCTTCCGGAAACCTCATTTGTCAATGACCTCGGGGCGGATTCGCTTGATACCGTGGAATTGGTTATGGAGATGGAAGAGTCTTTTGGTATGTCGATTCCGGACGATGAAGCAGAAAAGATACAGACCGTCGGCGACGCTATTAATTACGTGGAAAAAGCTTTGGCTGCCGCGAAAAAATAG
- the coaD gene encoding pantetheine-phosphate adenylyltransferase, translating to MSKAVYAGSFDPVTKGHLDVIERGSRMFDELIVAVADNQAKPLLFKKSERVNLIRKCISKYPNVKVDSFNGLLIDYVRMQKTNIILRGIRTISDFEAEFQMALTNRAIAPDIETIFVMTCEKYSFISSRLMKEAVSLGANVGMFLPREVEQALIKKLKRHK from the coding sequence ATGAGCAAAGCTGTATATGCCGGTTCATTCGACCCGGTTACCAAGGGGCATCTGGATGTCATAGAGCGCGGCTCGCGGATGTTCGACGAATTGATTGTGGCCGTGGCCGATAATCAGGCAAAGCCTCTGCTCTTCAAAAAGAGTGAACGAGTAAACCTGATTAGGAAATGCATAAGCAAATATCCCAATGTTAAGGTTGACAGTTTTAACGGCCTGCTCATAGATTATGTCAGAATGCAGAAAACCAATATCATACTGCGTGGCATCCGGACCATATCCGATTTTGAGGCCGAGTTTCAGATGGCGCTTACCAACCGGGCCATTGCTCCGGACATCGAAACTATCTTTGTCATGACCTGTGAAAAATATTCATTCATAAGCTCGCGGTTGATGAAGGAGGCCGTTTCCCTGGGCGCTAATGTGGGTATGTTCCTTCCCCGAGAAGTAGAGCAGGCGTTGATAAAGAAACTTAAGCGGCATAAATAA
- the rpiB gene encoding ribose 5-phosphate isomerase B, translating to MKIAIASDHAGFKVKEVVKSLVKKFSHSCQDFGTNSEDSVDYPDYAFKVAEAVASGAYERGILVCGSGLGMAIAANKVKGIRAVTVHNELTAEMSRRHNDANVLCLGARILQPSDIEGIVKVWLATPFEKERHTRRLDKISQYEKGCSSKNT from the coding sequence ATGAAAATAGCCATTGCTTCAGATCATGCCGGTTTTAAGGTTAAAGAGGTTGTGAAATCATTGGTGAAGAAGTTCAGTCATAGCTGTCAGGATTTCGGGACCAACAGTGAGGATTCGGTGGATTATCCTGATTATGCCTTTAAGGTTGCCGAAGCTGTAGCGTCAGGCGCCTATGAGCGCGGAATCCTTGTTTGCGGCAGCGGACTGGGGATGGCGATTGCCGCCAATAAGGTTAAGGGTATCAGGGCGGTAACGGTCCATAATGAATTGACGGCGGAGATGTCTCGGCGTCACAATGACGCGAATGTATTATGCTTGGGCGCAAGGATTTTGCAGCCGAGTGATATAGAGGGAATTGTCAAGGTGTGGTTAGCCACGCCTTTTGAGAAAGAACGGCATACGCGGCGGTTGGATAAGATTAGTCAGTACGAAAAGGGGTGCTCGAGTAAAAATACTTGA
- the mutM gene encoding bifunctional DNA-formamidopyrimidine glycosylase/DNA-(apurinic or apyrimidinic site) lyase: MKLKVMPELPEVETVASGLAKHIVGLKITDVRVNLPKLINLKPALFRKSLLGRRITAVRRRAKVIIIELSRSKRIERIKRNNLNQINRLDQLTEYLVIHLKMSGQLMYLRPADSVQKHTHIIITLSNGRHLRFRDQRQFGYVRFYDRAGFESFLAEHSFGPEPLDGFSLSDFRELLKSRPHSKIKPLLLDQTFIAGIGNLYADEILFYARVHPLKPAGRLKPVEVKDMYVGMQKILRKAIKERGSSVELYVDADGRPGNYVRYIKAYDREGKPCLKCGRKIIRIKIGSRSAYFCPKCQPR; this comes from the coding sequence TTGAAATTAAAAGTTATGCCCGAACTACCCGAAGTCGAAACCGTCGCGTCCGGGCTGGCCAAGCATATCGTTGGGCTCAAAATAACCGATGTCCGGGTCAACCTGCCCAAGCTTATCAACCTTAAACCGGCGCTATTCCGGAAGTCTCTTTTAGGCCGTCGGATAACCGCCGTCCGGCGCCGGGCCAAGGTCATCATCATTGAATTATCACGTAGTAAGCGGATTGAGCGGATTAAACGGAATAATTTAAATCAGATAAATCGGCTTGATCAGCTTACTGAATACTTAGTCATCCACCTCAAGATGTCCGGGCAATTGATGTATCTGCGTCCGGCTGATTCGGTCCAGAAACATACCCATATAATAATTACATTAAGCAATGGCCGGCATCTGCGTTTCCGCGACCAGCGCCAGTTCGGCTACGTCCGGTTCTACGACCGGGCCGGGTTCGAATCATTCCTGGCCGAACACAGCTTCGGGCCCGAGCCGTTGGACGGTTTCAGCCTGTCCGACTTCAGGGAATTGCTCAAATCACGGCCGCACAGCAAAATAAAGCCCTTGTTGCTGGACCAGACCTTCATCGCCGGCATCGGCAACCTCTACGCCGACGAGATACTCTTCTACGCCCGGGTGCATCCCTTAAAGCCGGCCGGCCGGCTCAAGCCCGTTGAAGTCAAGGATATGTATGTTGGTATGCAGAAGATACTCCGTAAGGCCATCAAGGAGCGGGGCAGTTCGGTGGAGCTCTATGTCGACGCCGACGGCCGGCCCGGCAACTATGTCAGGTATATAAAGGCCTACGACCGCGAAGGCAAGCCCTGCCTCAAATGCGGCCGTAAAATAATCCGCATTAAGATAGGCTCACGCAGCGCCTATTTTTGCCCAAAGTGCCAGCCTCGTTAG
- the dnaX gene encoding DNA polymerase III subunit gamma/tau, protein MSYIVIARRYRPKSFDDVVGQEYIGTTLKNAILENKVSHAYIFSGPRGVGKTSMARIFAKALNCGKKPTVSPCNECEQCKRISEGTDTDVIEMDAASNRKIDDIRNIISNVAYTPLRSRFKVYIIDEAHQVTSDAFNALLKTLEEPPPHVKFIFATTEISKLPDTIISRCQRFNFRRIPTNLIYQQISEITKKEKFNIEDSVMKTVARLAHGSMRDAQSILDQLISYAGSKVSIKDLENLSGAIDSAVIFKLVDAIYHRQMENIIDITDKVIAEGKDINTFIEQLIEHFWYLILMATNPKEKAEIIEDKGAYQKQAGYFSVDTLLEYIKILSEAKKNIKETSAIRLWVEVTLLRLAQLAPGHSEPMPVAKVNAEKSAPREPEERKPMAIKDEANFEKPGNSGCNMELLSDQDKQSLWAQILAEVKSVSPTKVFPFLKEGQLTEMNQHEVVIGFLKLHNFHRSKLEEMANKKIVEGCLEKVTGARLPLSFTQLSESGDSGMPGYSEDDVSRTAVKASNEALQDETVQNIIRTFEARVVKTE, encoded by the coding sequence ATGTCCTACATAGTCATTGCCCGTCGATATCGTCCCAAATCGTTTGATGATGTGGTAGGCCAGGAATACATCGGGACGACATTAAAGAACGCCATACTTGAGAATAAGGTTTCTCACGCCTATATTTTTTCCGGTCCGCGCGGGGTGGGCAAGACATCTATGGCGCGGATATTTGCCAAGGCTCTTAATTGTGGTAAAAAACCGACGGTAAGCCCATGCAATGAATGCGAGCAGTGTAAGAGGATAAGCGAAGGAACGGATACCGATGTCATAGAGATGGATGCGGCCTCTAATCGCAAGATAGACGACATACGGAATATTATTTCGAATGTGGCTTATACTCCATTAAGAAGTAGATTTAAGGTTTATATCATAGACGAAGCGCACCAGGTGACTTCGGATGCTTTTAATGCCTTATTAAAAACCCTGGAGGAGCCGCCGCCTCACGTTAAATTTATATTTGCAACGACTGAGATCAGCAAGCTTCCGGACACGATAATTTCCAGGTGCCAGAGGTTTAACTTCAGGCGCATTCCGACAAACTTGATATATCAGCAAATCAGCGAAATAACCAAGAAAGAGAAATTCAATATTGAAGATTCCGTAATGAAGACGGTGGCGCGTTTGGCTCACGGCTCCATGCGCGATGCCCAGAGCATACTGGACCAGCTGATATCGTATGCCGGGTCTAAAGTCTCCATTAAAGATTTGGAGAATTTGAGCGGAGCAATTGATTCGGCTGTAATATTTAAGCTTGTTGATGCCATATACCATCGGCAGATGGAGAATATAATTGACATAACCGATAAGGTTATCGCCGAGGGTAAAGATATAAATACGTTCATTGAGCAGTTGATAGAGCATTTTTGGTACCTGATTCTGATGGCGACCAACCCTAAGGAGAAGGCCGAAATCATTGAAGATAAAGGCGCCTATCAAAAGCAGGCTGGGTATTTTAGCGTGGATACTTTGCTGGAATATATTAAAATCCTGAGTGAAGCTAAAAAGAACATAAAAGAGACGAGTGCAATACGTTTATGGGTGGAAGTAACACTTTTGAGATTAGCGCAGCTCGCACCTGGGCATTCTGAGCCGATGCCTGTTGCTAAAGTGAACGCCGAGAAATCAGCGCCTCGGGAGCCGGAAGAGAGAAAGCCGATGGCTATTAAGGATGAGGCTAATTTTGAAAAACCGGGTAATTCCGGATGTAACATGGAATTGCTTTCTGACCAGGATAAGCAGTCATTATGGGCGCAGATACTGGCTGAGGTTAAATCAGTCAGCCCGACCAAGGTTTTCCCGTTTCTTAAGGAAGGACAGTTAACGGAAATGAACCAGCACGAAGTAGTGATTGGTTTTTTGAAGTTGCATAACTTTCATCGTTCTAAGCTTGAGGAGATGGCAAATAAAAAGATAGTGGAAGGTTGTTTGGAGAAGGTGACTGGCGCAAGATTGCCGCTTTCTTTTACTCAGTTGAGCGAGAGCGGTGATTCCGGCATGCCTGGTTATTCGGAAGATGATGTATCAAGAACCGCTGTTAAAGCGTCGAATGAGGCGCTTCAGGATGAGACAGTGCAAAATATAATAAGGACTTTTGAAGCAAGAGTAGTTAAGACGGAATAA
- a CDS encoding ACT domain-containing protein, whose amino-acid sequence MRITKQFAIMSINKPGVLANIAKSLAEKKVNIIAMIISDAVELGVLRIVVDKVDVARPVLTRLFSDVTETDVLLVDMPNRPGTLADVAEKLGQAHININYAYATTGAMGGQTTVILKVQYPEKAIEVLKEITRKTEGRPLVRQGYSKR is encoded by the coding sequence ATGAGAATTACGAAACAGTTTGCGATAATGTCGATTAACAAGCCCGGGGTCCTGGCCAATATCGCCAAGTCGCTGGCCGAGAAAAAGGTCAATATCATCGCCATGATTATTTCCGATGCGGTGGAGCTGGGCGTGCTCCGGATAGTGGTGGACAAGGTCGACGTTGCCCGCCCGGTCCTGACCCGGTTATTCTCCGATGTTACCGAGACCGATGTGCTGCTGGTCGATATGCCCAACCGGCCGGGGACGCTGGCCGACGTGGCCGAAAAACTCGGACAGGCGCACATTAACATCAATTACGCCTACGCCACCACCGGCGCTATGGGCGGTCAGACCACGGTAATACTTAAGGTCCAGTATCCGGAAAAGGCTATTGAGGTCCTCAAGGAGATTACCCGCAAGACCGAAGGCCGTCCGCTGGTCCGCCAGGGGTATTCCAAGCGCTAA
- a CDS encoding UDP-glucose/GDP-mannose dehydrogenase family protein — translation MKINIGIIGCGYVGLVTAACFAERGYKVLGVDSDAGKIKTLLSGHLPIYEPGLAELVKRNQSRKRLVFSTDIGQAVRFADVIFIAVGTPLGDNGGADLSQVKRVAREVAKNLSSRYKIIAEKSTVPVGTAEQLKTTIRKYAPARAEFDVISNPEFLQEGRAIKTTLYPDRIVVGLETKRAEGVMRKLYASFKAPILITDLESAELIKHAANSFLAMKISYINAIAQICEKSGADVRKVAYGIGLDKRIGREFLRAGIGYGGFCLPKDVSAFVHIAEKLGCKFDLLKAVQSINRDQRQHFIRKIEKACGSVKHKKIAVLGLSFKPDTDDIRESPAFDIIRGLIRKGAIVAAYDPKAINNMKKILPAGKVHYVGNSYQAASGADCLAIITEWDEFKNLDLKRIKRIMKTPLVVDGRNMFDPQMMEKQGFNYLGIGFK, via the coding sequence GTGAAAATTAATATTGGCATAATTGGTTGCGGATACGTCGGCCTGGTAACCGCTGCGTGTTTCGCCGAGCGCGGTTATAAGGTTTTAGGCGTAGACAGTGATGCCGGAAAAATAAAAACACTCCTGTCAGGTCATCTTCCGATTTATGAACCGGGTTTGGCCGAATTGGTTAAGAGGAACCAGTCTCGGAAAAGGCTGGTATTCTCGACGGATATAGGCCAAGCGGTTCGCTTTGCTGATGTAATCTTTATCGCCGTGGGGACGCCTTTGGGTGACAATGGCGGGGCAGACCTTTCTCAGGTAAAAAGAGTCGCCCGTGAAGTAGCCAAGAATCTTAGCTCCAGATACAAGATAATTGCCGAGAAAAGCACCGTTCCGGTTGGGACGGCCGAACAGCTAAAAACGACCATAAGGAAATACGCACCGGCCAGGGCCGAGTTCGACGTTATTTCTAATCCGGAGTTCCTCCAAGAGGGCCGGGCCATAAAAACCACTCTGTATCCTGATCGCATTGTCGTCGGGCTGGAAACCAAGCGGGCCGAAGGCGTCATGCGTAAATTATACGCATCCTTTAAAGCGCCGATATTGATTACCGACCTCGAAAGCGCCGAGTTGATAAAGCACGCGGCAAATTCATTTCTGGCCATGAAGATATCTTATATCAACGCGATTGCCCAGATTTGCGAGAAAAGCGGGGCTGATGTCCGGAAAGTGGCGTATGGTATTGGTCTTGATAAACGTATCGGCCGTGAGTTCCTTCGGGCCGGTATCGGGTACGGCGGTTTTTGCCTGCCCAAGGATGTCAGCGCCTTTGTCCATATCGCCGAGAAATTAGGCTGCAAGTTCGATTTGCTTAAGGCCGTTCAAAGCATTAATCGCGACCAGCGCCAACACTTCATCAGAAAAATAGAAAAAGCCTGCGGTTCGGTTAAACATAAAAAGATAGCTGTTCTGGGGTTATCGTTCAAGCCGGATACCGATGATATCAGGGAGTCTCCGGCGTTTGATATTATCAGGGGCTTAATCCGGAAGGGCGCCATAGTCGCGGCCTACGACCCCAAGGCCATTAATAATATGAAAAAAATCCTGCCAGCGGGTAAGGTTCATTATGTCGGTAATTCCTACCAAGCCGCTAGCGGTGCGGATTGCCTGGCCATTATTACGGAATGGGATGAATTCAAGAATCTGGACCTCAAGCGGATAAAGCGCATAATGAAAACTCCTTTGGTGGTTGATGGCCGTAATATGTTTGACCCCCAAATGATGGAGAAGCAGGGATTTAACTATCTTGGCATTGGATTTAAATAG
- a CDS encoding L,D-transpeptidase family protein: MLRYRKYLIIIIALLVLLPLVRMGYRYKRSALSKTSLPESGRRQVSDGIAQVGDSARARLRPHFDKARVPYAPGRVSFLAFKQEKTLELWAEKGLPERPDVTSGRAGPRWIYIRTYPVLAASGKAGPKLREGDRQVPEGIYRVLGLNPNSAYHLSIKINYPNNFDQQKAAQDRRTDLGGDIFVHGKNVSIGCLAMGDEAIEELFTLLNDVGVNQVRVIIAPNDMRKMPASLDLNIPWLPELYGILSQELKDYR, from the coding sequence ATGCTTCGATATAGAAAATACCTGATTATCATCATTGCGCTTTTAGTGCTCCTGCCTCTGGTGCGGATGGGATATAGATACAAGCGTTCTGCCTTGAGTAAGACCAGCCTGCCGGAATCCGGGCGGAGACAGGTCAGCGATGGCATTGCTCAGGTCGGTGATTCAGCCCGGGCGCGGCTGCGTCCGCACTTTGATAAGGCCCGAGTCCCTTACGCTCCGGGCAGGGTAAGCTTTCTGGCATTCAAGCAGGAAAAGACACTTGAGCTCTGGGCCGAAAAAGGCTTGCCCGAACGCCCCGATGTGACATCAGGACGGGCGGGACCGCGCTGGATTTATATCCGGACCTATCCTGTCTTGGCCGCCAGTGGCAAAGCCGGGCCGAAACTACGCGAGGGCGACCGGCAGGTACCCGAAGGCATCTACCGGGTGCTTGGGTTAAACCCCAACAGCGCTTACCACCTTTCCATCAAGATAAACTATCCCAATAACTTCGACCAGCAGAAGGCCGCTCAGGATAGGCGCACTGATTTAGGCGGTGATATTTTTGTGCATGGTAAAAACGTATCCATCGGATGCCTGGCTATGGGTGACGAGGCCATAGAGGAGTTATTTACCTTGCTCAACGATGTCGGTGTTAACCAGGTCAGGGTCATCATCGCGCCAAACGATATGCGCAAGATGCCGGCCAGCCTGGACCTGAATATCCCCTGGCTCCCGGAACTCTACGGCATCCTCAGCCAGGAGCTGAAGGATTATCGCTGA
- the folE gene encoding GTP cyclohydrolase I FolE: MINKAKIVKAIRLFLEGIGESPDRAGLKETPQRIAEMCEEIYSGIGVNPARVIKTLISQEHDEIVLVKDIPFYSICEHHLLPFIGKAHVAYLPASGRISGISKLARVVDIISKQPQVQERLTVTIAETIMKALKPRGVMVIIEAEHLCMTMRGVRKPGSAITTSVVRGVFRKNPSTRAEAMALIYNHSRR; encoded by the coding sequence ATGATAAATAAAGCTAAAATAGTCAAGGCCATAAGATTGTTCTTGGAAGGCATCGGCGAATCGCCTGATAGGGCAGGGCTGAAGGAAACGCCCCAGCGCATCGCGGAGATGTGCGAGGAAATCTATTCGGGCATCGGGGTCAATCCGGCCCGCGTCATAAAAACGTTAATCAGCCAGGAGCATGACGAGATTGTTTTGGTCAAGGATATTCCTTTTTACTCGATATGCGAACACCATTTACTTCCTTTCATCGGCAAAGCGCACGTGGCTTATCTGCCGGCCAGCGGGCGAATAAGCGGCATAAGTAAACTGGCCCGGGTGGTCGATATCATTTCCAAGCAGCCGCAGGTCCAGGAACGCCTGACCGTGACCATCGCCGAAACGATTATGAAGGCGCTTAAACCAAGGGGCGTTATGGTCATTATCGAGGCCGAGCATCTGTGCATGACCATGCGCGGGGTAAGGAAACCAGGTTCGGCTATCACCACTTCGGTTGTCCGCGGGGTATTCCGCAAGAATCCTTCAACCCGGGCTGAGGCAATGGCTTTGATTTATAACCATAGCCGAAGGTAA